The following proteins come from a genomic window of Chryseobacterium glaciei:
- a CDS encoding HAD family hydrolase, with the protein MPLKAVLFDMDGVIVDTEPLHRKAYFKTFNDLGIDVSEDLYTSFTGASTKRVCEILINQFNLTQTYEEIAKTKRDYFKDYFYNDEEFDLIPGVKQLIEHYYENEITLILASSATMNTINMVFEKFELDKYFSGKISGADLKESKPHPEVFLLAAELAKQPVENCMVIEDSTNGILASHRANIFCAAYRSPHSKNQDYTLANIVVADYIELELDKISKYF; encoded by the coding sequence ATGCCTTTAAAAGCTGTTCTTTTCGATATGGATGGGGTAATTGTAGATACAGAACCATTGCACAGAAAAGCTTACTTCAAAACATTTAACGACCTTGGAATTGATGTTTCAGAAGATCTTTACACTTCTTTTACCGGAGCTTCAACGAAAAGAGTTTGTGAAATATTAATCAATCAATTTAATTTAACTCAGACTTACGAAGAAATCGCAAAAACTAAGAGAGATTATTTCAAAGATTATTTTTATAACGATGAAGAATTTGATTTGATTCCGGGAGTCAAACAATTGATCGAACATTATTATGAAAACGAAATTACCTTAATTCTGGCTTCGTCTGCAACGATGAACACCATTAATATGGTATTTGAAAAATTCGAATTAGATAAATATTTTAGTGGAAAAATAAGCGGTGCCGATTTAAAAGAATCAAAACCTCATCCTGAAGTTTTTCTTTTGGCGGCAGAATTAGCAAAACAACCTGTTGAAAACTGTATGGTGATTGAAGATTCTACGAATGGAATTTTAGCTTCTCACAGAGCGAATATTTTCTGTGCAGCGTATAGAAGTCCACATTCTAAAAATCAGGATTATACCTTGGCAAATATTGTGGTTGCAGATTATATTGAACTGGAACTAGATAAAATATCAAAATATTTTTAA